From the genome of Deltaproteobacteria bacterium:
GCCCGCGTGCTGGCCCGCCTGCGCGTAGGCCCGGTCGACCCCGAGCGCGACGCCGGCCGCCTGTTCGGCGCGAGCCCGGCGAGGGTCATGAGGAGCGTCAACGCTCTTCGGCGTCGGCGCGACCTGAACATCCGGCTCGCGGCGCCCGGCGCCTACGAGGTGCTGCCCGGGCGCTACTCGGAGCGCGGCTATTGGGGCCGCCAGCGCGCCCGGCTGACGCTCGACCTGCTCGACCTGCTGCGCGTCGCGCCCGAGGTGGACCTGGCGCGCGTGGCGAAGTCGACGGGCTGGCCGCTGCCCAGGCTGCGCTCCGCGATGCAGTCGCTCCGCTACCGGCACCCGGTGGCGAGCCTCGGCCGCAACCGCTTCGCGCTGCGGCGCGAGGTCGACGACCCCGCCGCCGAAGTCGCTGCGTAGGAGGAGGACCGTGATGTTCCGCAAGAGCACCGACACCGTCGCCGAGGCCGAGCGCCGGCTGGCCGAGATCGAGCAGGCCGCGCGCTCCGCCGCCGAGGAGAGCGCCGCCGCCCTCGACGCCCTGGCCATCGCAGTGGCCGACGGCGACCAGCGCGCCGCCGCCACGGCACGCGAGCGCTGCGAGCGCGCCGACCGCCTGGCCGCCGAGCTGGCCGCCGCGCTGCTGCACGCCCAGCGCCGGGTCGACGAGGCGCGCGCCCGCGTCGAGCAGGAACAGCGCGAGGCCGCGCGCCGTCGGGCGCAGGAGCTGACGAAGCGGCGCCTCGACGCCGCCAGCGCGGTCGACGCCGCGCTCGGCGCGCTGGCCGCCGCCGTCGCCCAGCACGCGCGCGTGGGCGCCGAGCTGGCACCCGCGCTGCGCGCGGCGAGCCTCGACGAGATGGCCATGCTGCTCGCGCGGCGGCAGTCCGACGCGCTCCAGCGCGCGGTCTGGGCCGCCGGCCACGAGCTCGGCGCCGCGCTGCAGCTCCACCGCCCGACGGCGACGCACTGGCGGCGCCTCGCCGAATACGAGCGGAGCACGCTGCAGGTGCCCGGGCGTCTCCCCGAGCGGCCCGCGCCCGACGAGACCGACGCCGCGACGGCCGCCTAGCGCCGCCGCCCCGAACCCCCTCAGGAGGAGACCCGACCATGCCCCAGCTCGAGGAAGTCCTGGCCGACGCCGCGCGCGTCACGAAGAGCGCGAACGGCGCCGCGCCGCGCTTCGGCCACAAGGTGTACGAGGACAGCATGTGCGACCTCGCCGAGCGCGAGGCGCGCGGGGGCGAGTCGATCGGCGCCGCGCTGTCGCGCCTGCATACGGACCGCGACGAGCGGCTGACCGCGCTCGCCAAGGCCGCCTACCTCGCCGAGACCGCCGAGATCGTGCTCGCCGAGCGACGCGCCCGCGCGGGCGGCGGCCACGAGAAGGCGGCGCCCTAGCCGTGTCTCCCGAGCGCCGCGGGGCGATCGGCGCCGTCGGCGCCGCCACGTGGCGGTGCTACGCGCAGGCGCGCGTCGCGCGGGAGTCGCGCGGCGGGTGGCCGTCGGTGCTGACGCTCTACCGGCTCGCGCTGTCGGAGGGGGGGACCCCTGGGCGCTGCTCGTGCTCACGCGCGGCGAGCTGCCGGAGCGCGGCGCCGGCCGCGAGGTGACCGGCCGCCTCGTGCCGATCTTCGAGGACGGGCTCTACACGCGCCCGCCGGCGATCGTCCCGACCTGCGAGGCCCTCTGGGCGTGCGTGCTCGCCGAGGACCGCCTCGTCGCCCGGCTGCGCGACCCCTGGAACCGCGACGTGCGCCGGCTCGGGATGGTCGCCGTCGCGCGCGACTGGCAGCGCTCGCTCGACCGCGGCGAGTCGCTGGCGGAGCCGCTGCTCGCGGTGGCCGCCCCCTGACGGAGGAGACGACGATGACCCAGCAGGCCACCGACACCACCAAGCGGAAGAGGCGCGTCATGCGCAGCCTCAAGATCGAGGAGCTGTCCGCCGTCGACCGGCCGGCGCAGGAGGGCGCCCGCGTGGTGCTGATGAAGCGCGCCGCCGCGGACCTGCCCGCGTCGCTGCGCGACGTCGGCGGCGAGCCGATCCTCCCCGGCGTCGATGACGACACGCCCGAGGAGCGGGACGCGATCCGCCTGCACAACGTGCGCGTCCGCGACCGCGCCGAGCGCGAGGCCGCCGCCCGCCTGGGCAGGCCGCCCATGAGCCTGCGCGACCTCGACACCATCTTGGAGGGGATGGCCGAGGAGCAGCGCCAGCCCGGCGAGGCGATGCACGCGGCCTACTCGCGGCTGGCCGGCGACCGGGACTCGGACTTCGCGGCGCTGCTGGCCGAGCGCGACCGGGTGGAGCAGGGGGGACCGTAGCCGGACCTGTTCTGCGGACTTGGTGGCATTCCTCGGTTGGGCCCCTATATCATGCGCTCTTGACAGGAGTTTCCCCGCGGGGAATACTTCTGTCCGAGCGTGCCATGGAGGGCCGCGTGACCGAAGCCTCCGACCCCGCCCGACCGTCGAAGGTTCGTTTCCACTACATCAAGAGCAGCGACTTCCGAGTAGTCCACGTGGACGGGGCGCACGGCGGAGTGACGCCCTCCGGCTACGTGCAGATGAGTCTCTACTCGGAACGTCTCCCCATCCCTCGAGTGACGGTCCAAGCGATAACGCCTGAGGGCAAGCTCGGCACGGAGCTCGCCGATGAGCGGGTTAGCCGGGATGGGCCGGTTCGCGAGGTCGAGATCTGCGCGGTGTTGGACTTCGCAACGGCTGTGGCGTTGCGGGACTGGCTGGGCACGCAGATCGACTTGCTCCGTGCTTTGAAGGAAGGAAGGCATCAGTGACGCTTCAACCCTGTCTCAGCTCAGCGGTAGCAGAAAAAGAAGAGGATCGGCGGGTCCCGCTTCTCGGCGGAAGGGCGACGGACTCGGCCGACTACCTGTGCTTCGACTATGCCGCTCGGGCCGAGGCGCACGCGTTGGTGGCGCGTGCCGTTCAACTTGCTCACCAGGCTCTGTTTGCATCCAGTGCGTCGCTGCGAGCGGACCCATTCTGCGGCCTCCTTGACCTCAATCCCGGGACCACACCCTGGCCGGATCTCTTCAATCGCCTTACGGAGTTGGCGACCCTGAGGGTCGATTGGGATCCCGAGGGCGCTGCTCCGCCGAACGCTGAGGCTCTGACATCGGCGCGATCGTTTCTCGCTCTGCTGCTTGATGCAGAGTTCGCTCCGAGCAGCATCTCTCCTTCGGTTGAAGAAGGGATCACGTTCAACTTCCGATCGGGACCGCGGTATGCCGCCGTTGAGTTCCTGAACAGTGGAGAAGTTGGCTTCGTTCTGTCAGAGCGAGGAAAGGGACCTGTGGTCGCAAGCATTGCGGCGGAGGACGCAGGCCTGTGTGATGCCATCAAGCAGATCCACGAGTTCATTTGACGAGCCCGCCGCCTGATCGCGATCCGCACTTCGACCCGGACGAGCGCCTCTACTACGCCGTGGACCCGGCCGACATCGAGGGGGAAGGGGAAGACCGCTCTCCCAACGTGAGCTCTATTCGGTTTCCCGATCTCTCGGTGAATCGAGGCAAGTACAGCTCTCCGCCCGAGGTTCTGGTCGGGCCCCGCAAGGACTGGGAGTCTTGGTACTTCCTGGTCTCCGAAGTGCCGCCGACTACCACCTTCGTGCCTAAGCCGCGTACTACTGACACCTACTCGTTCAAGGTCGAGCACGACCCCATTCCGGATAACTACGCCCACTCAGAAGTTCGCGCGTACAAGAACGGCGAGCGCCACAAACGAGGTCGTCCCGTGGAGGTACGACTCCATTTCCGTGATCACCTGCGACAGCAGTTGAAGTTCGCCTGTGGGCCAGGCAATCCGGACGCGGGGGTGTAAGGGGCGCCCTCGTGCGCCCGCTGACCACTCCCTAGCCCAGTCTCGCCGCGATCTTCTTGACCGCGGCTGCGATCTCATCCTCGGCGGGTGTACCGACGCGGCGAATGCCCTGAAGTTGCTTCGGCGTGATAGCGAAGCTCGGCGCGAAGGTCCGCCCGAGTGCATTCCGAAACCGGGCGCTGACCTTGATCGCGGGGACAACGGGCTCTTTGAGCAGGTCGAAGGAGCTGCCAAAGGTGGTGCGAATCTCCTGCCCAGGGGCGAGCTGGGAGAGTCCGTTAAGCAACTCCAAAGAGTGTATCTCGACTCCATGCTGCTTGAGCAGGTTCGGCGCTGGGACTACCTCCCAGGTGATGCCAACGGCTGTCCCGCGACCGACGTTCCGAATCACAAGGTCGACGATGTTCAGGAACCGCTCGTTCGGCGTGATGAAGACCACGACCGCAGGCTCGGTTTCGAGTTCCCGAAGGAGCCGGGTCTCCTTGACGAGTCTCGCAGTCAGGATCGCGTAGACGAGCGTTGACGCAGCCACCACCGCAGAGAACAGGAGGGTCAGGATTCCCTGATTCGCATTGAGGTACGCCATCACGGCATTCATCGGCGCTCCCTTCAGGCGACCAACGACACGCTACTGTATCAGCTCATGAAAAAGGCCCAACGCGGTCGGAGCAAGTCGCGGAGGAAGCGGAAGCAGGGAAAGAGCAAGCCGCGCGACCGATGGGTGTACGCAAGGACCGATGGAGTCGTCTCCGAGATCGAGGTGCGAGTCGATCCGCTTACGGGCGACATCGCCTTCGTGACTCCCGTCAAGAACATGTACAGCGAGGTGTCGTACGAGCGCCCCAAGGGACCGAAGGTCGTCGCGCGCACCCCGCTTCCTGGGCCGAGTCTCCAGGCCTCGCCCGACCGAGCGATGCGCGTCAACTACGACGCCTTCCTGGCAGTCGACACCAACACGAGAGTCATTCAGGACCAGAAGCTCTCGGTCACAGGGATCGTCCTGGGCAGCCGGACCATCGACCCTGCCAACGGAGCCCCGGCCGTCGCATACCGTGTGCCCTACTGCCTGGAGTTTGTCGACGTCGCCGAGGATCCTGAGCGCGTCGGCTGGGTCATGGCACTTCGGCAGCTCCGGGATGACGGGCTGCTGCCGACGGGCCGCGTCGCGATGATCGTTGACTCGAGCCTCTCCGCGCTCTCTGGGATCAACGCGCGCGAGGAGCCGATCGCCAGCGGCTTCTACCTCCCCGAGGGCATCACGATGGCCTACGCGAGCTCAGATGTGGGCGGCGGCGGAGTGGCGAGCAAGCTGATCCGGAGCGCGGATCAGGCTGCCGATCGAGTACTCGCCTATTTCGCAGCCGGGCGCGCGCCGCTGAACCGGGACTACTTTTCCGGGTTCCCATTCAAGGCGTTCCGCATCATCCCCGACAGGCGAGCTGCCGCAGCTTCAGGCCTCTCCTTCCTTTGGCCTTACTTCTCGTGTCGGTGGGCGCGTCTTCCGCCGTAAGTTGGCGCCCCGGGAGGGACTCGAACCCCCGACCCGCGGATTAGAAATCCGCTGCTCTATCCAGCTGAGCTACCGGGGCGCACCCGCCTGGCGAGCCTAGCCCAGGGCGCGGCGTGCAACGCCGGGTATCCACGCGACCCGTCCTGGGGATCTTCGTGAGTTCTTGCCACGGACCTGCGAAATCACGCCACACAGTGGGCAGGGAAGTCACGGGGTACGAGGGAGGGTCGGCTCCGGCATGGCGATCGGCACCCGTGCGATCGGTACCTGGTCCGCCGGCGCGATCGCGCCCGCGCGGGCCCGCCATGCGCTCGGCAGGGACGCCATGCCGGCACGCCTTGTGGCCGGTGCCAGCTCGGCGGCGCTCTATTCCCTGCTCTTCCCGCCCTTCGACCTCGGCTGGCTCGCGCCCGGGGTGCTGGCGCAGCTCTTCTGGGCGATCGCCGGCCTGCGGCCTCTCGCCGCGGCGGCGCTCGGCCTCGGGTGGGCCGTGCTCGCGACCGCCGGGGTCGCCTGGTGGCTGCCGCGGATGCTCGGCGCCTACTTCGGACTCGGGCCGGTCGCGTCCACGCTCGGCCTCGCGGGCATCGGGCTCCTGACCGTCGGCCCCTTCGTCGCGACCTTCGCGGCCTGGCTCGCGTGGCGCTGGCGGCGCAGAGCCCCGTCGGCGCTGGCGGTGGGCGCCGCGTGGGCGCTCGTCGAGTTCGGGCGCAGCTACGCGCCGATCCGGAGCCCCTTCGGGCTCCTCGCCTATGGCGCGCCCGAGCCGCTGGCGCAGCTCGCGGACCTGGCCGGGCCCTGGGGCATCGGCGCGCTCCTGGCCGGGTGCGCGATGGCGCTCGCGCGCGTCCTGCGCGAGGGAGCGAGCGCCCCCCCGGCTCGCCGCGCGCTCGCCGGGGCGCTCGCAGCGCTCGGGCTCGCGGCGCTCTACGGCCACGGGCGGCTTGCGCAGCGCTTCGACGAGGGCGAGCCGCTGCGCGTGGCCGTCGTACAGGGCGCGGTGGTGAAGGAGCGCGGCTGGGATCGCCACCGCGCGGGCGCGAACCTCGAGCGCTACCTCGCGCTCACACGTGCGGCCATGCCCGCGCGGCCCGCGCTGGTCCTGTGGCCCGAGTTCGCGCTCGACTTCTACCTCGCCGAGCGGAGCGCCCCCGGCGCGCACCTGCGCGCGCAGCTCCGCGCGCTCGGGGTGGAGCTCGTGACCGGCGCCAACCACTACGAGCCTGCCGACGGGCGTACGCGCTACTACAACTCGGTCTTCGCGCTCGGCGCCGACGGACGCGTGCGCGGCCGCTACGACAAGACCCAGCTCGTGCCCTTCGCGGAGTCCGCGCCGCTCGGCTCGCGCTGGGTCGCCGCCGACGGGCCCTACACGGCCGGGGCGTCCCTGCACCCGCTCCCGCTGCGCAGCGCCCGGATCGGCGCCTTCCTGTGCGGCGAGGCGCTCTTCCCCGAGGTGCCGCGCGCGCTCGCGCGAGCGGGCGCCGAGCTGCTCGTGAACCCCTCGAACGACCACTGGTTCCAGGCGCCCGACGGCGCCGAGCAGCAGCTCCGCGCGGCGCGCCTGCGCGCGATCGAGAGCCGCCGCTGGCTCCTGCGGCCGACGACGACCGGCTTCTCGGCCGTGATCGACCCGCACGGCCGGGTCGTGGCACGCAGCCGCTTCGGCGGCGCCGAGGTGTTGACCGCGGAGGTGTGGCGCTCGCACGCCGTGACCCCCGCGCAGCGTGCGGGCGACGCGCCGCTCGGGGCCGCGCTCGCGATCGTCCTGTCGAGCTCGGCACGGGGCGCGCGTGGAGCGCGCCCCGCGAGAGGAGGAGGGCCCGCATGAGGACCACACGGATCGGATGCACCGCCCTGGCGCTCGCGCTCGGGCTCGCCGGCGCGGCGAGCGCCGGGAATCCGGACCCCGCGAGCCGGAAGGAGGCGGTGGTGGCGGCCTTCGGGCAGGTGGAGGTCTGTCAGGGGCCGCCGAACGAGGGCGGCGTCTGCGTCGACGACGCCGAGTGCGACACACCCGGCAACACGGGCCCTCCGACCGGGACCTGCTCGGGCGTGCGCGGGGCGCGGCTCGTCGCGCGCGGGTCGCTCACGGTGATCGCCGACACGGTGCTCGCGCCGGTGCTGCCGCTCGCCGACCCCTTCCTCGAGGGGGATCCCGCGGCGCCCTGCACCGGCTGCGAGGGCCAGCCCGGCCGGAGCAGCTACACGCTGCTGCTCGAGTTCACCCGCAACGGCAAGCGCTTCACCTTCGCCGAGACCTACCAGGGCGTGCAGCAGGACAGCGTGAGCTCCTTCGACGGCCAGCTTCCCGGCGGCGCCGGCATCCCGGACTGGAACGTCGGCGCCTTCGAGACCACGGTGGTGAACGGCTTCGAGACCTCGCCCGACTACAAGATCCGCTTCGCGCTCCTGCCGCCGGCGGCCTCCGCGGCGATCGCCGCGGCGCTCGGCGAGCCGGGCAAGGTGCCGGTCGTGCTCGAGGCCGAGGAGGTGCCGGCGTGCACCGATCCGGCCGCCTGCCACCACTGCACGGCGTCGGGCAGCGACGAGTGCCTGGTCGACAACACCCAGTGGTCGAAGCACTCGGACCCGAGCGACGCGCTCGCGAGCGTGCGCCAGCTCAAGATCGGGATCGGCTTCATCGATCCTCCGCCGCCGGCGCCGTGAAGCGGCTGCGCGCGCGCGAGCGGGTCTTCCTCGCCGGCGTGCTCGGGGTGTTCGGGGTCTGCCTGCTCCTGCACCTCGACCGCATGCTGCGCGGCGAGCTGGCGTGGATCCCCACCTACGTCCACGCCGCCGAGAGCGAGACCCACCATCCGCGCGTGCGCGGCTTCTGGAACGGCCCCGCGCAGGACGCGCCGGGGCTCACGGCAGGCGACCGGATCCTCCGGATCGGCAACGCCGACGCGCGCGGGCTCGGCGCGCTCGGCTTCGTGGCCACCGTCTACCAGCAGGCCGCCGGGGGCCTCGCCGTGCCCGTCCGCTACGCGCGCGGCCACGAGACCGGCAGCACGGTCCTGCACCTGAGCCCGGTCCCGTACCCGTGGCGCAAGACGCTCATGGCGCTCGCCCTGGTGACGGTGGGCACCCTCGTCTTCTGGCGCCTGCGCGGCGGCCCGACCGCGCGCCTGTTCCTGCTCGCGGCGACCGGCTACGCGCTCAACTGGACCGACTTCTGGGGCGGCCCGCCCGCCCAGACCTACGCGGCGGTCGCCGCCTTCGGGCTCGGCATGGCGGTGGCGCTCCCGCTCACGCTGCGCCTGACCCTGCTGGTGCCCGACGAGCTGGCCCGCCACGACCGCGTGGCGCGCCTCGCGCCCTGGGGCTTCGCGGTCGTCGCCGTCGCGCTCACCTCGTGGGCCTTCGCCACGCCCTTCTCGCCGGGGATCGGCCTGCCACTCAACCACGCGACGACGCTGGCCTGGATCGTGACGATGCTGGTCGTCCTCGCCTCCCGCTATCGCCGCGCCAGCGCGGGCGGCCGGCGCCAGATCAAGTGGGTGCTGCTCGGCTTCTACGTGGGCCTCGTGCCGGCGCTCGCCGGGAGCGTGCTCACGCTCGTGGAGCCGCGCCTGTGGTGGCTCTACCAGGCGGGGCTCGCCACCGCGATCGCGATCCCGATCGGACTCGCCGTCGCGCTCACGCGCCACCAGCTCTTCGACGTCGACCGCCTGATCACGGCCGCCGCGTCCTACACCGTGCTGTCGGTGCTGCTACTGGCGGGCCTCCTGGGGCTCGCGCCGCGCCTCGCCCACACGGGCGCCGGCGTGGTCGACCCGACGCTCACGCAGGCCGGCGTGTCGCTCGCCGTCGCGGGGCTGGTGTTCGCGAGCCGGCCCCGGGTCGAGGGCCGCATCGGGCACTGGCTCTTCCCCGAGCGGCGCGCGCTCGAGCAGGACGCGCAGCGGCTCCGCACGGACCTCGCCCGCTGCAGCAAGCCCTCGGAGCTCCTGACGCTGCTCGGGGAGCGGCTCCAGACGCTGCTGCGGCTCGCCACGGCGGCGATCTACGCGCGTACGGACGGAGCGCTGGTGCCGGTCTTCGCGCACGGGCGCGCGATCGCGCCGGCGCTCGATCCCGGCGGAACGCTCGTCGCGCGCCTCGCGCGCCAGCGCGAGGCGGTGCGCACCGTCGAGCTCGGTCGCGACGAGGCGGCGCCCGCCGAGCGC
Proteins encoded in this window:
- the lnt gene encoding apolipoprotein N-acyltransferase; this encodes MAIGTRAIGTWSAGAIAPARARHALGRDAMPARLVAGASSAALYSLLFPPFDLGWLAPGVLAQLFWAIAGLRPLAAAALGLGWAVLATAGVAWWLPRMLGAYFGLGPVASTLGLAGIGLLTVGPFVATFAAWLAWRWRRRAPSALAVGAAWALVEFGRSYAPIRSPFGLLAYGAPEPLAQLADLAGPWGIGALLAGCAMALARVLREGASAPPARRALAGALAALGLAALYGHGRLAQRFDEGEPLRVAVVQGAVVKERGWDRHRAGANLERYLALTRAAMPARPALVLWPEFALDFYLAERSAPGAHLRAQLRALGVELVTGANHYEPADGRTRYYNSVFALGADGRVRGRYDKTQLVPFAESAPLGSRWVAADGPYTAGASLHPLPLRSARIGAFLCGEALFPEVPRALARAGAELLVNPSNDHWFQAPDGAEQQLRAARLRAIESRRWLLRPTTTGFSAVIDPHGRVVARSRFGGAEVLTAEVWRSHAVTPAQRAGDAPLGAALAIVLSSSARGARGARPARGGGPA
- a CDS encoding GAF domain-containing protein, which produces MKRLRARERVFLAGVLGVFGVCLLLHLDRMLRGELAWIPTYVHAAESETHHPRVRGFWNGPAQDAPGLTAGDRILRIGNADARGLGALGFVATVYQQAAGGLAVPVRYARGHETGSTVLHLSPVPYPWRKTLMALALVTVGTLVFWRLRGGPTARLFLLAATGYALNWTDFWGGPPAQTYAAVAAFGLGMAVALPLTLRLTLLVPDELARHDRVARLAPWGFAVVAVALTSWAFATPFSPGIGLPLNHATTLAWIVTMLVVLASRYRRASAGGRRQIKWVLLGFYVGLVPALAGSVLTLVEPRLWWLYQAGLATAIAIPIGLAVALTRHQLFDVDRLITAAASYTVLSVLLLAGLLGLAPRLAHTGAGVVDPTLTQAGVSLAVAGLVFASRPRVEGRIGHWLFPERRALEQDAQRLRTDLARCSKPSELLTLLGERLQTLLRLATAAIYARTDGALVPVFAHGRAIAPALDPGGTLVARLARQREAVRTVELGRDEAAPAERAALAAMGVEVLLPLCVGPRLEGVVCLGEKGSGDVFTATDRALLETIVDRAAGSLERFADAERQRQEREMHERLRRYVPGTLAEEITSGAALEPEEREVTVLFVDIRGYSRYALPLGASEVFSTVNRYTESVSAAVRAGGGTVVEFNGDGMMAVFGAPRELPAKERAAVETAQRIGAAMEALALDGAAERRLAVGVGIATGPAYVGNLRAVDRLIWSAIGNTTNLAARLQALTREIGAAIVLDGPTWAAAGPEACARFVARPGVAIRGRDEPVDVYALPVEEVA